The sequence GTGGAAGCCGAGCTTGCCGAAGTCTACGGCCTGTTCGTCGTCTCTCGTGCCGAGGCAGGCGAGGCAGAGATGGAAAGGGCGTTAGCCACGGGCGTCCCAAGGGAGTTCATCGGCTATGCGGAGCGCAACATCATGAGCGTGCGGGTTCCGGTGCTCACGGTGGCAGAGGACCTGACTCCGTGCTGCTACTCCCACATCGCGACCCCGGCCGTTCTCGATGCCGCACTGGATTCGCTCGCGGCCACCGCCCCTCGGCTCATCTTGCTCGCTGAGCGAGAGAAGGCCATCGAGCTTCTCGCCGCAGAGATCGAGCGGACTCGTCGGCGGGTCAATGCGCTCGAGCACGTCCTGATTCCTCAGATTGTCGAGACGATTCGGGCGATCGACATGAAACTCGAGGAGGCGGAGCGTTCGAGCCTGACGCGATTGATGAAAGTAAAAGATTTGATTTCGGGCTAAAGGTCGGCGCGCAGCGTGCCGATAACCACAGTGTCAGGGACAAACTACCATCCTGACTAGGAACTGCTCCACTTAGTGGCGCCCCTCCACGATACGAGTGGTAGTTCCTTCGGGCCCCGCCCTTGCGGCGAGGGCCCTTCACTTTGTGGGGCTACTATTGGCGGCTACCCTGTCTGGCCGGTGAATGCGAATCTTTCCAGCAGCAGACCCGGCACCAGCGTTGCGTGCCCGTCGCTTCCGATAAGTTCCCGCGTAGCCGTGATGCCTCCGACATGTGACAGCGCCTGGATCGCACTTTGGGTGAAGCGCAGGTTGCGCAGGGGTTTGGTCAAGCGTCCGCCCTCTATCATGAAGGTGCCATCGCGTGTCATCCCCGTGAGCGTGAGCGGCACCGGGTCCTCGACGTTGACGTAGTGGAAACGAGTGACATAGACACCGCGATCGACCCGTGAGACGAGATCGTCGATGGTGGCATCGCCAGCATCCATCACCAGGTTCAGGGGCATCGGACCATAGCCGTTAGGAGCGGGCAGGGCGTGACCGGTGTTGGGCATCCCCAGCTTTGCAGCCCACATCGAGTCGGTCACGACTCCTTCGGCGATACCGCGCTTTATCAGCGTAACAGGGGTCCGCGGCTGGCCCTCAAAGTCGAACGGAAGCCCGATACCGCCCTGAGCGGCGAAATCATCGAAGATCGAGATCGCACCATCGATCACCGACTCCCCGAGCTTGTCGGAAAGCGCCGAGCGCTTCTCGGTAAACGGCTTGGCGCCGAAGGTCATCCAGCCCATGAAGGCGACGATGTCGGCGACGGCCTCTGGTGCGAGCACCACGGTGTAGGTGCCTGGATCGAGTGTCCCTGCGTTCTTGGTGCGCATCGCAAGCGAAGCCGCCTGCTCGCCAAGCGCGTCGGCGTCGAGTCCGCCAGCATCCGCCGAGAAGAACGACGCCCACCCGGAGCCGCCCGAGTCCTCCATCGAGAGCACCGTGGCGCGAATGGCAGCCATCGGCGCCGCTGTTCGGACCCCGTGGGTGTTCGCCACGGCGACCGCCTGGTCGGTGACGGCGATTCCGCCCGCTGCCTTCAGCCCCTGCGCCGAGGAGTGTCCGATGATCGCAGCCGCCGCTGTCGCTCGCGCGCTTTCGTCGAACCGCAAGGTAGCCTCGCTGGCCGGGCTGACAGCGGACGTGGGCATGGGCTGCGGCAGCCCCGGGAAGCTGTCGTCGGGCTGTGAGGAGCTCGCAGCGGCAACGGCGGCCTGCGCGCATCGCCGAAGCGACCCGGCATCGAGCCGGTTGGTGGCCGCCACTCCCGATCGCTTGCCGAGGACGGCGCGGATCGANNNNNNNNNNNNNNNNNNNNNNNNNNNNNNNNNNNNNNNNNNNNNNNNNNNNNNNNNNNNNNNNNNNNNNNNNNNNNNNNNNNNNNNNNNNNNNNNNNNNNNNNNNNNNNNNNNNNNNNNNNNNNNNNNNNNNNNNNNNNNNNNNNNNNNNNNNNNNNNNNNNNNNNNNNNNNNNNNNNNNNNNNNNNNNNNNNNNNNNNNNNNNNNNNNNNNNNNNNNNNNNNNNNNNNNNNNNNNNNNNNNNNNNNNNNNNNNNNNNNNNNNNNNNNNNNNNNNNNNNNNNNNNNNNNNNNNNNNNNNNNNNNNNNNNNNNNNNNNNNNNNNNNNNNNNNNNNNNNNNNNNNNNNNNNNNNNNNNNNNNNNNNNNNNNNNNNNNNNNNNNNNNNNNNNNNNNNNNNNNNNNNNNNNNNNNNNNNNNNNNNNNNNNNNNNNNNNNNNNNNNNNNNNNNNNNNNNNNNNNNNNNNNNNNNNNNNNNNNNNNNNNNNNNNNNNNNNNNNNNNNNNNNNNNNNNNNNNNNNNNNNNNNNNNNNNNNNNNNNNNNNNNNNNNNNNNNNNNNNNNNNNNNNNNNNNNNNNNNNNNNNNNNNNNNNNNNNNNNNNNN comes from Actinomycetota bacterium and encodes:
- a CDS encoding V-type ATP synthase subunit D, with the translated sequence MRLKRRHQVALRGHKLLKDKLDELLKEFLARIAECRRFRASVEAELAEVYGLFVVSRAEAGEAEMERALATGVPREFIGYAERNIMSVRVPVLTVAEDLTPCCYSHIATPAVLDAALDSLAATAPRLILLAEREKAIELLAAEIERTRRRVNALEHVLIPQIVETIRAIDMKLEEAERSSLTRLMKVKDLISG
- a CDS encoding TldD/PmbA family protein, giving the protein SIRAVLGKRSGVAATNRLDAGSLRRCAQAAVAAASSSQPDDSFPGLPQPMPTSAVSPASEATLRFDESARATAAAAIIGHSSAQGLKAAGGIAVTDQAVAVANTHGVRTAAPMAAIRATVLSMEDSGGSGWASFFSADAGGLDADALGEQAASLAMRTKNAGTLDPGTYTVVLAPEAVADIVAFMGWMTFGAKPFTEKRSALSDKLGESVIDGAISIFDDFAAQGGIGLPFDFEGQPRTPVTLIKRGIAEGVVTDSMWAAKLGMPNTGHALPAPNGYGPMPLNLVMDAGDATIDDLVSRVDRGVYVTRFHYVNVEDPVPLTLTGMTRDGTFMIEGGRLTKPLRNLRFTQSAIQALSHVGGITATRELIGSDGHATLVPGLLLERFAFTGQTG